The Allofrancisella frigidaquae genome has a segment encoding these proteins:
- a CDS encoding uroporphyrinogen-III synthase has protein sequence MDILIARPYDDAKQLAELFKSSGLSVEVLSSIKIVHKKINFKIENYTDFIFTSKYAVESLFSQYLPSNFMDKSIYSVGATTAKHLANFNLNAKHPKEYNSKELFKLISKQGLSDRKFAIFSGVDGNEYLEKEISKHTTCQKFETYQRAFESKEALYTKYLKLWGDKQPRFIITTSIDVFKSLNRIFEKIPLPGDSIVTITSTKMLKFVNSQGFHNTLKLEKLSNYCIYVKILQHIEANDYVSREK, from the coding sequence ATGGATATACTGATTGCTCGTCCATATGATGACGCTAAGCAACTTGCTGAATTATTTAAGTCTAGCGGTTTGTCAGTTGAGGTACTGTCATCTATAAAAATAGTACATAAGAAAATAAATTTTAAAATTGAAAATTACACGGATTTTATATTTACAAGTAAATATGCTGTGGAAAGTTTATTTAGTCAGTATTTACCATCTAATTTTATGGATAAGTCTATATATAGTGTTGGTGCTACAACAGCAAAGCATCTAGCAAACTTTAATCTTAATGCAAAGCATCCAAAAGAATATAATTCTAAAGAGCTGTTTAAACTCATCTCAAAGCAAGGTTTATCTGATAGGAAGTTTGCTATTTTCTCAGGTGTTGATGGTAATGAGTATTTAGAAAAGGAAATAAGTAAACATACAACTTGTCAAAAGTTTGAAACTTATCAACGCGCTTTTGAGAGTAAGGAAGCTTTATATACTAAATATTTAAAACTGTGGGGAGACAAACAGCCTAGGTTCATAATAACAACAAGTATAGATGTATTTAAATCTTTAAACAGAATTTTTGAAAAAATACCGCTACCTGGAGATAGTATAGTTACCATAACGAGCACAAAAATGTTAAAATTTGTTAATTCACAAGGGTTCCATAATACGTTAAAACTTGAAAAATTAAGTAATTATTGTATTTATGTAAAAATATTACAACATATAGAGGCTAATGATTATGTCAGTAGAGAAAAGTAA